One window of Verrucomicrobiia bacterium genomic DNA carries:
- a CDS encoding CDP-alcohol phosphatidyltransferase family protein: MLRDLVYPKIQGYLKIAAIFLHEKGFTPNQLTIGGMVLTLVSGLIFAQGHLFFGTLVMTIAGFGDMLDGALARETKQVTKFGAFLDSMTDRYSDFFIFGGLAVHFARQAHWGYFLLMLGILCGAYAVSYAKARAENFIENCGVGIFDRPVRMIVLGTGAVLTFLLPLCLWVLFIGSHVTALQRILHTEKALNKPKTIPPVS; encoded by the coding sequence ATGCTTCGTGACCTCGTTTACCCCAAAATCCAGGGTTACCTCAAGATCGCCGCGATCTTTCTGCACGAGAAAGGCTTTACGCCCAATCAACTTACAATTGGCGGCATGGTCCTCACGCTCGTCTCCGGCCTTATTTTCGCCCAGGGCCACCTGTTCTTCGGAACGCTCGTCATGACCATCGCCGGCTTCGGCGACATGCTGGACGGCGCGCTGGCCCGCGAGACCAAGCAGGTGACCAAGTTCGGGGCTTTCCTGGATTCCATGACCGACCGCTATTCGGATTTTTTTATTTTCGGCGGCCTCGCCGTCCACTTCGCAAGGCAGGCCCATTGGGGTTATTTTCTCCTGATGCTCGGCATCTTGTGCGGCGCGTACGCGGTCAGCTACGCGAAAGCGCGCGCCGAGAACTTCATCGAAAATTGCGGCGTGGGCATTTTCGACCGCCCCGTGCGCATGATCGTGCTCGGCACCGGCGCTGTCCTCACCTTTCTTTTGCCGCTGTGCCTGTGGGTGCTCTTCATCGGATCGCACGTCACGGCGCTCCAGCGCATCCTTCACACCGAAAAAGCCCTGAACAAACCCAAGACCATTCCTCCCGTGTCATGA
- a CDS encoding DUF1015 domain-containing protein has protein sequence MDAKTKTLADFRPFRAWRYDTQKVRPSEVIAPPYDVISPEVQQRLYAKSPYNCIRLILNQIQDSDTETNSRYTRARDFFQKWREEGTLVQDSKPRFDLYQQQFKDPRSGRSLTRYAILGALKLEPFENHIVIPHEKTLAKARADQKFLIQAAQANFSPIFGLYEDADGQVAGLLPKIAAQKPYFEAVDEDAVQHKLWSIDDSATCEKIHKAMAAQRVYIADGHHRYTISLEHAQEQRKKLGNPAKLLASDFVYTALVSFEDSGLVLFPTHRLITGVKNFDAAKTVDALKEFFTVEKMEPEKVMPKMEAAPQDASVLGFVTDANTGYFLTLKDEKKARAKMPAGKPDVWYRLDVNICAYLILKGILGIDEAGWETQLKFTHSDPESLAEVRDKKVQAAFLLKPPQVRVLGEMGKVRELMPQKSTYFYPKLASGLLFFQHDEKAI, from the coding sequence ATGGACGCAAAAACCAAAACCCTTGCCGACTTCCGCCCCTTCCGCGCGTGGCGCTACGACACGCAGAAAGTGCGCCCGAGCGAAGTAATCGCGCCGCCTTACGACGTGATCTCGCCCGAGGTCCAGCAGCGGCTCTACGCCAAGTCTCCTTATAATTGTATCCGTCTCATCCTGAACCAGATCCAGGACTCGGACACGGAAACCAACAGCCGCTACACCCGCGCCCGCGATTTTTTCCAGAAGTGGCGCGAAGAAGGGACGCTGGTTCAAGACAGCAAGCCGCGCTTTGACCTTTACCAGCAGCAGTTCAAGGACCCGCGCAGCGGCCGGAGCCTGACCCGCTACGCCATTCTCGGCGCGCTGAAGCTCGAGCCTTTCGAAAATCATATCGTGATCCCGCACGAAAAAACCCTCGCGAAAGCGCGCGCGGACCAGAAATTCCTGATCCAGGCCGCGCAGGCGAATTTTTCCCCGATCTTCGGGCTTTATGAAGACGCGGACGGCCAGGTCGCGGGGCTTCTCCCGAAAATCGCGGCGCAGAAGCCGTATTTCGAGGCCGTGGATGAGGATGCCGTCCAGCACAAGCTGTGGTCCATCGACGACAGCGCGACCTGCGAGAAAATCCACAAGGCCATGGCCGCGCAGCGCGTCTACATCGCGGACGGCCATCACCGCTACACGATTTCGCTCGAGCACGCGCAGGAGCAGCGCAAGAAGCTGGGCAATCCCGCGAAGCTTCTGGCCTCGGATTTCGTTTATACCGCGCTTGTCAGCTTCGAAGATTCGGGGCTTGTTCTTTTTCCCACGCACCGCCTGATCACAGGCGTCAAAAATTTCGACGCGGCCAAAACCGTGGACGCGCTCAAGGAATTTTTCACGGTCGAAAAAATGGAGCCGGAAAAAGTCATGCCGAAGATGGAAGCCGCGCCGCAGGACGCTTCGGTTCTCGGCTTCGTGACGGACGCGAACACCGGTTACTTCCTTACGCTCAAGGACGAGAAGAAGGCGCGCGCGAAGATGCCGGCCGGAAAACCGGACGTGTGGTACAGGCTCGACGTGAACATCTGCGCGTACCTCATCCTGAAAGGCATTCTCGGCATCGACGAGGCCGGATGGGAAACGCAGCTCAAGTTCACGCATTCGGACCCGGAGTCGCTTGCCGAAGTGCGCGACAAGAAAGTCCAGGCCGCCTTTCTTTTGAAGCCTCCCCAGGTCCGCGTCCTGGGCGAGATGGGGAAAGTGCGCGAGCTCATGCCCCAGAAGTCCACCTACTTTTATCCGAAACTGGCCAGCGGCCTGCTTTTTTTCCAGCACGACGAAAAGGCGATCTGA